In Cygnus olor isolate bCygOlo1 chromosome 12, bCygOlo1.pri.v2, whole genome shotgun sequence, one DNA window encodes the following:
- the ELMO3 gene encoding engulfment and cell motility protein 3 isoform X2, translated as MRATQEDFDKVLQVVREQITRTLSLKPTSLELFKTRVNALNYSEILKLRQTERLHQEETLAVPVLELRERLKPELLELIRQQRLLRLCEGTLFRKISSRRRQDKLWYCRLSPNHKVLHYGDVEEGVQSPPIESLPEKIPVADMKALLIGKECPHTKEKSSGKQNKDVLELAFSIVYDVEEYCLNFIAPTRYEFCLWTDGLNVLLGKEMTSERTQTDLDVLLSMELKLRLLDLENISIPDTPPPVPKPPSNLNFCYDFSHAEQ; from the exons ATGCGCGCTACCCAGGAGGACTTCGATAAG GTGCTGCAGGTGGTGCGGGAGCAGATCACCAGGACCCTGTCCCTCAAGCCCACCTCCCTGGAGCTATTCAAGACCAGAGTGAATGCACTGAACTACAGCGAGATCCTCAAGCTGCGGCAGACAGAGCGGCTGCACCAGGAGGAGACGCTGGCGGTGCCCGTGCT GGAGTTGCGCGAGAGGCTGAAGCCGGAGCTCCTGGAGCTGATCCGACAGCAGCGCCTGCTGCGGCTCTGCGAGGGCACCCTCTTCCGCAAGATCAGCAGCCGCCGCAGGCAGG ATAAGCTGTGGTACTGCCGCCTGTCACCCAACCACAAGGTGCTGCACTACGGGGACGTGGAGGAGGGGGTGCAATCTCCCCCCATCGAGAGCCTGCCAGAGAAAA TTCCCGTGGCAGACATGAAGGCGCTGCTTATTGGCAAGGAGTGTCCACACACGAAGGAGAAGAGCTCTGGGAAGCAGAACAAG GATGTCCTGGAACTCGCCTTCTCTATCGTGTATGATGTGGAGGAATACTGCCTGAACTTCATTGCCCCCACGCGGTACGAG TTTTGCCTCTGGACGGATGGGCTGAACGTGCTCCTGGGCAAGGAGATGACAAGTGAGCGAACGCAGACAGACCTCGATGTCCTGCTGTCGATGGAACTGAAACTGCGGCTCCTGGACCTGGAGAACATCAGCATCCCCGACACCCCTCCTCCTGTCCCAAAGCCCCCCAGCAACCTAAACTTCTGCTATGACTTCAGCCATGCAGAACAGTGA